In candidate division WOR-3 bacterium, the following are encoded in one genomic region:
- a CDS encoding WG repeat-containing protein, with translation MDKTGKPVISPQFAFAWSFSEGLAAVMIGGKCGFIDKSGKFVWEPSE, from the coding sequence ATTGACAAGACCGGAAAACCTGTCATCAGCCCGCAGTTCGCCTTCGCCTGGAGCTTCTCCGAAGGGCTGGCAGCGGTCATGATTGGCGGCAAGTGTGGGTTTATTGACAAGAGCGGAAAGTTCGTCTGGGAGCCTTCAGAATAG
- a CDS encoding WG repeat-containing protein → MKQGFVTFISLLALISCGQQSKAPTAKPKKGHAGLFPVKVKDKWGYIDKTGNLVINPQFDDAWSFSEGLAVVQIGDKLGYIDKTGNLVISPQFAFASAFSEGLAAVMIDFKCG, encoded by the coding sequence ATGAAACAGGGTTTCGTAACTTTTATCTCATTGCTTGCGCTAATTTCCTGCGGCCAGCAGTCAAAAGCACCCACCGCGAAGCCAAAAAAAGGGCATGCCGGTCTGTTTCCCGTTAAAGTCAAGGACAAGTGGGGGTATATTGACAAGACCGGAAACCTTGTCATCAACCCGCAGTTCGACGACGCCTGGAGCTTCTCGGAAGGGCTGGCAGTGGTCCAGATTGGCGACAAGTTGGGATATATTGACAAAACTGGAAACCTTGTCATCAGCCCGCAGTTCGCCTTCGCCTCGGCCTTCTCCGAAGGGCTGGCAGCGGTCATGATTGACTTCAAGTGTGGGTAG
- a CDS encoding aspartyl protease family protein produces the protein MGLFSVKMKVKPLSGKDGVTHKALVDTGASLSVIPARVLEKLGVERRRRRRFVLANGEKVERDVGVVIFYYNGREGAAEVIFGEAGDKSLIGALTLETLGLKVNPRKGCLEPIELMLL, from the coding sequence ATGGGGCTTTTTAGTGTAAAGATGAAGGTGAAACCTCTTTCTGGTAAGGATGGGGTGACCCACAAGGCGTTGGTTGATACGGGTGCCAGTTTAAGTGTGATTCCAGCAAGGGTATTAGAGAAACTTGGCGTTGAACGGCGCCGGCGGCGCAGGTTTGTGCTCGCCAATGGCGAAAAGGTTGAACGGGATGTGGGCGTGGTGATATTCTATTATAACGGTCGCGAAGGTGCCGCAGAGGTAATCTTTGGTGAGGCGGGCGACAAATCGCTTATCGGTGCCCTAACCCTTGAAACCCTTGGTCTCAAGGTAAACCCTCGCAAAGGTTGCCTTGAGCCGATTGAACTGATGTTACTATGA